Proteins encoded in a region of the Maniola jurtina chromosome 12, ilManJurt1.1, whole genome shotgun sequence genome:
- the LOC123869997 gene encoding protein takeout-like: MFRYKGVSLIVFVVLFYESSSRLAPDYIKPCPGLKSECLKRNIQETIPHFVKGIQSLGINSTDPLYGDPVQLDLPGGLKIEFNDGIIKGFRKCIVEHVKYEGLEAQLNLRCNLSLKGKYKATGRVLIFAINGEGDARIKTPNVAFSCKIRFEDRTHDGVIYREIKDYKVSYSYDDKVSFQFTNLFKGNPELSETVLTFLNENWKQVLDEFGKPITDTIVRIVFNVIKKFFRAIPRDELYVA, translated from the exons ATGTTTAGATATAAGGGTGTTTCTTTAATAGTTttcgttgttttattttacgaaaGTTCTTCAAGATTGGCgc CGGACTACATAAAACCTTGCCCAGGACTTAAGTCAGAATGTCTCAAGAGAAATATTCAAGAAACAATTCCACACTTCGTAAAAGGCATTCAGAGCCTAGGTATAAACTCTACTGACCCTTTATATGGCGATCCAGTGCAATTGGACCTTCCTGGAGGTCTCAAAATTGAATTTAATGATGGAATAATCAAGGGCTTTAGAAAATGCATTGTGGAACATGTCAA gtATGAGGGCCTTGAAGCTCAACTCAACTTACGGTGTAATTTATCCTTGAAAGGAAAGTACAAAGCCACTGGTAGAGTTCTCATTTTCGCTATAAATGGAGAAGGAGATGCCAGAATAAAAACTC CGAACGTTGCATTTTCCTGTAAAATCAGGTTCGAAGACAGAACACACGATGGAGTGATATACCGAGAGATAAAAGACTACAAAGTGTCATACAGCTATGACGATAAAGTTAGTTTTCAATTTACGAACCTCTTCAAAGGAAACCCTGAACTaa GTGAAACAGTTTTAACTTTCCTGAATGAAAACTGGAAACAAGTGCTGGATGAGTTCGGAAAACCAATCACAGATACGATCGTTCGAATTGTATTCAACGTCATAAAGAAGTTCTTCCGCGCCATACCCAGAGACGAGCTATATGTTGCATGA